The segment GTGCGCTTCCGCAGGCAAAAAAGCCTTCATCGTCAACCGCATCGGTGACTTTGGCTTTCTCTTGGCGATCTTCCTGGCCTACAAGGTCTTTGGCACCGTGGACTTTGGCCAAATCGCCCAGGCGGTGGAGGAAAACCCGGCCAGCTACGCAGGCTACCTCAACGCCATTGGCTTGCTTTTGTTTGTGGGCGCTGTGGGCAAATCCGCCCAGCTTCCCCTCTACGTCTGGCTTCCCGACGCCATGGCCGGCCCCACGCCGGTCTCCGCTCTCATCCACGCCGCCACCATGGTCACCGCCGGTGTGTACATGGTGGCCCGTACCAACGTCATCTACCGGCANNNNNNNNNNNNNNNNNNNNNNNNNNNNNNNNNNNNNNNNNNNNNNNNNNNNNNNNNNNNNNNNNNNNNNNNNNNNNNNNNNNNNNNNNNNNNNNNNNNNNNNNNNNNNNNTCTTCAAAGCCTGCCTGTTCCTGGGCTCCGGCAGCGTCATTCACGCTTTGGGTGGGGAGCAGGACATGCGCAAGATGGGGGGCTTGAAGCGGCATCTTCCCACCACCTACTGGACGTTTTTGG is part of the Thermoanaerobaculum aquaticum genome and harbors:
- a CDS encoding proton-conducting transporter transmembrane domain-containing protein; protein product: FKACLFLGSGSVIHALGGEQDMRKMGGLKRHLPTTYWTFLVATLALAGIPVFSGFFSKDEILGRVFAAGMGDLNG